One window from the genome of Toxotes jaculatrix isolate fToxJac2 chromosome 17, fToxJac2.pri, whole genome shotgun sequence encodes:
- the mgaa gene encoding MAX dimerization protein MGA a isoform X10: MASKKEKAMVFHHEGEPTPVAAPAPNHPPPCFAVPKPGKASESGMERNTHATSEEADMMGKPNIYSSKKATMTSGGLSAMKHSTSSNPHSDNLSPDSICKGIRVTLDNNSMWNEFFRCKTEMILTKQGSRMFPYCRFRISGLQPFRKYSLIMDIYPLDNSCYKWTGKSWQVAGKAECHEKSQPFAHPESPSMGQHWMQNPVSFYKMKLTNNISDEEGNTILHPMHRYLPRLHVVQTDKAAKDIKLNGPGVVTFTFPQTEFMAVTAYQNSRFVKLKVDYNPFAKGLKEDGSSSWGLKLKLKDSHKDGGTTTNDQHPVKKSLKSLLANHKPRSSKAVDSKSLASGDLQKNSTADKDQSTAKVPWETSCSSLPAQKLFSELIREAHVSLQRCNLEQLGINSNTSHRTELANTKTTALKSNREDVPKKDSLSVKTDSETSPAKNDTVLTKRKIKEDKHLLNSLNFKDNVVADDSEVSNVVASPVVSQNSPVESEHQSKPEAPSEVNVRQHKRPAPVPLPALALFLKQHSTKSRKAKNKPSSLPPALPSESLSKSQSSARAPACLPSDNAGKATGPLKDLTGDVTKSDNQASGHTCADFQAVETTLQPPSPSCQNAVATTEPEGQRTDDRLISLSVAESPSSELAVPDGTPVLPYLDQPFSTPGTSTSTISSTLATSSAFPVLSPPLDTVLTAMNSPQKPTFTEPSTLPSGSPTIKCDSLLSDPECSFGFEPLSPASSPEPLPPLPASLALELNSTTSEPTPKTVPPEEPQQAEDFAASVFKWHTVLPPPEPYIDTSFTTFQLTSQTLPLGSVKSPLLSSSTPSHSEPQTLDTSTSTPPPDGTPSFQENEQSLPFPAELSPLALQLPLSPTFSSLDGDGLSPTPSITDLVHFFSTDDDLGMGVEFSNTEAVVLTCPPLTTAEASASGPFHQVQPTPANKPPKRKKKSRRRKLAKMDSDQKIDHSNYTSMQPNLEEVEEQLFISFTSKEALKLHIADTSEGTVTQSQTTPEGHLLQSADTPENAESLEQRISACEKILLRDLKLMKHKQVIHPVLQQVGLKMNLLDPTLAIDLQYLGVCLPIPPPGFPPELLSQKLPLSQGVSTAFVSRTGKTTDVTQIKGWREKFSPSEAPSAPSSSKPEAGPSTDLPKKNLSAFCSDMLDEYLENEGKLIDERAASFSQPLVEPVMYELPTRSTSYVRTLSSVLKKHTASSPTPDLISGFIPPSKRPKLSLKGTKMSRTGERKQKGPKQTKLRPEPEPSPAEPNLIPKQPGIHSPAAPPPSDHTEPFTEPHKSKKNQLKVRFSHTEPLTRSPQTSPFKKRRKLKPKTSSQTLSPSRSMAPLLDVSEDLAPLESDSELGTGADVGGETQRDSGPVMTRALLRQKDLEDGVVWEGRPRTSITEERAVIALTSLFTLMGFVSENPTAPIQLIRRRAPPCLNEFCRLGCVCSSLSHCSRISHCGRPHCMFGCSCLKQKVVLLKNLDGSDSSPSHHESTKRRRRRRRMKMAYILKEAESVSQPSEQVRILWKKDDRDSHPDPDPDPVHVPEPACLLRSTESRENKSSCARVRGYRGKKKNPKQKETIKHVRSKAVQLSPLKQRDLTLKETKTRTSSPPPADEPAQPAPFSQSPPPELTPKPSKRLIILAECKWASDADRNHVLKKLCEAMAQDRLDDPFWIRKYLISPVSQTVEDSGSDHCIQYKIHISRPRVEREKAAAPPKPAQQGNQGKEKPQQQDHLGQANGEAEPLKAWPRKVMEVEEPLEDWQREVEEEDIQEEAGSTLHQVDDGRERSGGKMKMKATKKKKVIMALPFLTGISPAGFLSANRKQPGGTDHLVQVNGKLYPLAKIQLGKMGALHPANRLAAYLTGRVGPSRDQQGSSSSSSSSSKPCETQSSAPTPQTISASSNLTAATATTTATPPRPWPPVTMLTLQTSPTVTTPSCSSSSSLSSLRSLSVPPVPVPLCPSSGFLSQKDTCTFKILPTKSNKEPIIITCPKPPPQKPIKVVTAPGCFTLLQPPPNPPAIPVNLVSLRPSTGQGAELGVKKVAVSGVPGGPTKVLVPQKPASSQTSTTSQTHAEKTHRAPPPPAPSGSEVTPVPPPNPRAQPELACDLVDVDIICVDHKMGLVTTETQSVEVVDPTGSSSGETENSSDFGDELYSEEEKETITANHRHIHNVLERQRRLRMLQLFNGLRREVGLSEKRTSKIFTLKKAVQMIQELRTTETELKKKKRRLMKRRDQYLSTIAPTTDKSPQVMSGESVTNQRQGTGRTQRADLMDVDLLDRTDELMDDSSDEDRVYAEAGVAAEEGEGQSVAVETAEENRALSVDQRRLERKMKNSENSLSVKTTGGAQNIAAAFRALSSVLNTKNSSKRLLLEQARQQIHTLQTEVQRLKSVKTLLKQQRDAYVTEISHVSGKSRQRILRKLQHLSSKQMKMEKQERRPTANQLSAAAGGGASDLPAGRTADGAIITTSSNLQQQTPPVPPTPVSPLLTITHVQTPVHQPQRVPQVLKPIMAPPSVSHKAAVVRDRPRTIPNILSRSKNPAPSSPLLTTTVEGEAPPFQALAPVEVLSLVGAPLPGHLVRTLSPLMVGPTVCQTSPAPGMAPVTLNVPGLTKQQIHPTSLPRPPTGKIYSSSAPLTITDLTAANFSNLLDLVRPATTQELQQPQAATAQQLQIQPRQVPAAQPAPPPHQAVSAGSDLSSDRINEQDRALSLTDSSPEALSSSPPSNQSPSSSVRPGLSADGHVEVGVGGPLVPERQLQTRGDGESESLTSLLNELVFLNQQTVSTATKARVSEGDDAVGGATEQARASSPWLLQLDSDSDDAVTMEMGKEHTESGPETGQANGSTEGCVLAPPPLLQMKVGGAKGADPASRDVAAEGGGDGGQGRVEGGTAWRPMPRLVPLGLRGNPSS, translated from the exons GTCTCCTGATAGTATTTGCAAAGGCATCAGAGTAACGCTGGACAACAACAGCATGTGGAACGAGTTCTTCAGATGCAAAACAGAGATGATTCTGACTAAGCAAGGCAGCAGGATGTTCCCCTACTGTCGCTTTCGCATCTCGGGCTTGCAGCCATTTAGAAAGTACTCGCTGATCATGGATATTTATCCTTTAGACAACAGTTGTTACAAGTGGACTGGCAAGAGCTGGCAAGTTGCTGGAAAAGCAGAGTGTCATGAAAAGAGTCAACCTTTTGCTCATCCAGAATCCCCATCTATGGGTCAACACTGGATGCAGAATCCAGTGTCTTTTTATAAAATGAAGCTCACAAACAACATTTCAGACGAAGAAGGGAACACTATCCTGCATCCGATGCACCGCTACTTGCCACGACTGCACGTAGTCCAAACTGACAAGGCTGCCAAAGACATTAAGCTAAATGGTCCTGGTGTTGTCACATTTACTTTCCCCCAGACTGAGTTTATGGCTGTCACTGCTTACCAGAACTCACGGTTTGTTAAGCTCAAAGTTGACTACAACCCTTTTGCCAAAGGACTGAAGGAGGACGGGTCCAGTTCATGGGGCTTGAAGCTGAAATTGAAAGACTCGCACAAAGATGGAGGCACGACAACCAACGATCAGCATCCTGTGAAGAAGAGCTTGAAGTCTTTGCTTGCAAACCACAAACCTAGAAGCTCAAAAGCAGTGGATTCAAAATCTTTAGCATCAGGTGACCTTCAGAAAAATTCCACAGCAGACAAAGATCAGTCAACTGCCAAGGTTCCCTGGGAAACTTCGTG CAGTTCACTTCCAGCTCAGAAGTTGTTCTCTGAACTTATTCGGGAAGCTCATGTTTCACTGCAGCGATGTAACCTGGAGCAGCTGGGTATCAATAGCAATACCTCTCATAGAACTGAGCTAGCAAACACTAAAACCACAGCTTTGAAAAGCAACAGAGAAGATGTTCCCAAGAAGGACAGCTTATCTGTCaaaacagacagtgaaacaTCACCTGCAAAGAATGACACTGTTTTaacaaagaggaaaattaaGGAGGACAAGCACCTTTTGAATTCACTGAACTTCAAGGACAATGTTGTGGCAGATGATTCTGAGGTCAGTAATGTTGTTGCTTCTCCTGTAGTGTCCCAGAACTCCCCAGTGGAGTCAGAGCACCAGTCTAAACCCGAAGCGCCATCAGAGGTGAATGTAAGGCAGCATAAACGGCCGGCTCCTGTACCTCTGCCAGCCCTTGCTCTCTTTTTGAAGCAACATTCGACAAAATCTAGAAAGGCCAAGAACAAGCCAAGCTCTCTGCCCCCAGCACTCCCTTCTGAATCTCTGTCTAAATCACAGAGTTCTGCTCGAGCTCCTGCGTGTCTGCCTTCCGATAATGCAGGCAAAGCAACCGGTCCCCTGAAAGATCTCACTGGTGATGTCACAAAATCCGACAACCAGGCCTCCGGACATACTTGTGCAGATTTTCAAGCAGTTGAAACAACCCTTCAGCCTCCCAGTCCATCATGCCAAAATGCTGTTGCCACTACAGAGCCAGAGGGACAAAGAACTGATGATCGGTTGATCTCCCTTTCAGTTGCTGAAAGCCCAAGCTCAGAACTGGCAGTGCCAGATGGTACTCCAGTCTTACCCTACTTAGATCAGCCATTTAGTACCCCTGGGACATCGACATCCACCATTTCTTCAACTCTTGCTACCTcttctgcatttcctgttttgtcacCACCCCTTGACACAGTGTTAACTGCCATGAACTCACCACAAAAACCAACCTTCACTGAGCCTTCCACACTACCGTCAGGTTCCCCCACTATAAAGTGTGATTCATTGCTCTCTGACCCAGAGTGttcttttggctttgagcctttGTCACCTGCAAGCTCTCCAGAACCTTTACCTCCTCTGCCTGCCTCATTAGCTTTAGAACTCAACTCCACTACTTCTGAACCAACTCCAAAAACAGTACCTCCCGAGGAGCCACAACAAGCTGAAGATTTTGCTGCATCTGTGTTTAAATGGCATACAGTGTTACCTCCACCTGAGCCGTACATAGACACTTCATTCACTACATTTCAGCTCACATCACAGACACTTCCTTTAGGGTCTGTCAAATCACCTTTGCTATCTTCCTCCACTCCCTCCCACTCTGAACCACAGACTCTTGACACCTCCACATCCACGCCTCCCCCTGATGGTACTCCATCATTTCAAGAGAACGAACAGTCGCTACCCTTTCCAGCAGAACTGTCCCCCCTTGCACTCCAGTTGCCGCTGTCTCCAACTTTTTCTTCATTAGATGGAGACGGGTTGTCACCCACGCCTTCAATCACAGACCTCGTGCACTTTTTCTCCACTGATGATGACCTTGGGATGGGAGTGGAGTtttcaaacacagaggcagtggTTCTTACCTGCCCACCTCTTACTACAGCGGAGGCAAGTGCAAGTGGGCCCTTTCACCAAGTGCAACCAACCCCAGCCAACAAACCCCCCAAGCGCAAGAAGAAATCCCGGCGGCGGAAGCTTGCCAAGATGGATAGTGATCAGAAGATTGATCATTCCAATTACACTAGCATGCAGCCTAACCTCGAGGAAGTGGAGGAGCAATTATTTATCTCGTTCACGTCCAAG GAGGCCCTCAAGCTTCACATCGCAGACACATCTGAAGGAACTGTCACACAATCTCAGACAACACCTGAAGGTCACCTGCTACAATCTGCTGACACACCTGAGAACG CAGAGAGTCTGGAGCAGAGAATCTCTGCCTGCGAGAAGATTCTCCTGAGAGACCTGAAGCTGATGAAGCACAAACAGGTCATTCACCCTGTGCTGCAGCAAG TGGGTTTGAAGATGAACCTGCTGGATCCGACTCTAGCCATAGACCTGCAGTACCTAGGAGTCTGTCTGCCCATCCCCCCTCCTGGATTTCCTCCAGAGCTGCTGAGCCAGAAGCTGCCTCTGTCTCAAG gtgtTTCTACAGCGTTTGTGTCCAGAACAGGAAAAACCACAGACGTGACTCAGATTAAAGGTTGGAGAGAGAAATTCTCTCCATCAGAGGCTCCATCTGCTCCTTCATCATCCAAACCTGAAG CTGGTCCCAGTACAGATCTGCCAAAGAAGAACCTGTCAGCGTTCTGCAGCGACATGTTGGATGAGTATCTGGAGAACGAAGGGAAGCTGATTGACGAGCGAGCCGCCAGCTTCTCTCAGCCTCTGGTGGAGCCAGTGATGTACGAGCTCCCCACCAGGAGCACCAGCTACGTCCGGACCCTGAGCAGCGTCCTGAAGAAACATACTGCCAGCTCCCCCACCCCTGACCTCATATCAGGATTCATTCCCCCCTCCAAGAGACCCAAACTCTCCCTCAAAGGGACAAAAATGTccaggacaggagagaggaaacagaaaggtCCAAAACAGACCAAACTCAGACCAGAACCTGAACCAAGTCCAGCTGAACCAAACCTGATCCCTAAACAGCCTGGAATCCACAGCCCAGCTGCACCACCCCCATCAGACCACACAGAACCTTTCACTGAACCTCACAAGTCCAAGAAAAACCAGTTGAAGGTCCGATTCAGCCACACAGAGCCATTAACTCGCTCCCCTCAGACCTCCCCCTttaagaagaggaggaaacttAAACCCAAGACCTCATCTCAGACTCTTAGCCCCTCCAGGTCCATGGCCCCCCTGCTGGACGTCTCAGAGGACCTGGCTCCTCTGGAGTCAGACTCTGAGCTCGGGACCGGTGCTGATGTGGGTGGTGAAACCCAGAGGGACAGCGGACCAGTGATGACTCGAGCTCTGCTCAGACAGAAAGACCTAGAGGATGGGGTGGTGTGGGAGGGCCGACCCAGGACCAGCATCACAGAGGAGAGGGCCGTCATCGCCCTGACGTCCCTCTTCACACTAATG GGTTTTGTCAGTGAGAACCCCACCGCTCCCATCCAGCTGATCCGGAGACGAGCCCCCCCCTGTCTGAATGAGTTTTGCAGGCTGGGCTGTGTCTGCTCCAGTCTGTCCCACTGCTCCAGGATCAGCCACTGCGGCCGGCCTCACTGCATGTTTGGCTGTAGCTGCCTAAAACAGAAGGTGGTCCTCCTCAAGAACCTGGACGGCTCCGACTCCAGCCCCTCCCACCATGAAAGCACaaagcggaggaggaggaggaggaggatgaagatggcTTACA TTCTGAAGGAGGCGGAAAGCGTTTCCCAGCCTAGTGAGCAAGTCCGAATTCTGTGGAAGAAGGACGATAGAGACTCAcatccagatccagatccagaccCAGTCCATGTCCCTGAACCAGCCTGCCTGCTCCGCTCCACT gagagcagagagaataAGAGCAGCTGTGCCAGGGTCAGAGGttacagaggaaagaagaagaacccCAAACAGAAG GAGACGATTAAACATGTGAGGTCCAAAGCTGTCCAGCTGAGTCCTTTAAAACAGAGAGACTTGACACTGAAGGAAACAAAGACCAGAACCTCCAGCCCCCCTCCAG CAGATGAACCAGCTCAGCCAGCGCCTTTCAGCCAGAGTCCTCCCCCAGAGCTGACCCCGAAGCCGTCGAAGCGCTTGATCATCTTGGCAGAGTGCAAGTGGGCGAGCGACGCAGACCGAAACCACGTGTTAAAGAAGCTGTGCGAGGCGATGGCTCAGGACCGCCTGGACGATCCTTTCTGGATCAGGAAATATCTCATCAGTCCTGTCAGCCAGACTGTGGAGGACAGCGGCAGCGACCACTGCATCCAGTACAAAATCCACATCTCCAGACCCAGAGTGGAGCGGGagaaagcagcagcaccaccgAAACCAGCACAACAAGGAAACCAGGGAAAGgaaaaaccacaacaacag gacCACCTGGGACAGGCGAACGGGGAGGCGGAGCCTCTGAAGGCCTGGCCACGAAaggtgatggaggtggaggagccTCTAGAGGACTGGCAgcgggaggtggaggaagaggacatCCAGGAGGAGGCGGGCTCAACACTTCATCAAGTGGATGACGGGAgggagaggagtggagggaaaatgaaaatgaaagcaacgaagaagaagaaggtcatcATGGCTCTGCCTTTCCTAACAGGAATCTCCCCTGCCGGATTCCTCTCAGCCAATAGGAAACAGCCGGGAGGGACAGACCACCTGGTCCAG GTAAACGGGAAGCTGTATCCTCTGGCTAAGATCCAGTTGGGGAAGATGGGGGCGCTCCACCCAGCGAACCGTCTGGCAGCCTATCTGACTGGGCGGGTGGGGCCCAGCAGAGACCAACAAggctcctcttcatcctcctcatcctcttcaaaACCTTGTGAGACCCAGAGTTCGGCACCGACCCCCCAGACCATCTCGGCTTCCTCTAACCTCACTGCcgccaccgccaccaccactgCTACTCCACCCAGACCATGGCCGCCAGTCACAATGCTCACCCTCCAAACCTCCCCCACAG TAACTACaccttcctgctcctcctcttcctcactgtccAGCCTCCGGTCCCTCTCTGTGCCGCCCGTCCCCGTCCCCCTCTGCCCCAGCTCTGGTTTCCTTTCTCAGAAGGATACGTGCACCTTTAAAATCCTCCCCACCAAGTCCAACAAGGAGCCGATCATCATCACCTGTcctaaaccccccccccaaaaaccTATCAAGGTGGTGACGGCTCCGGGCTGCTTCACCCTCCTCCAGcctccccccaacccccctGCCATCCCGGTGAACCTCGTCTCCCTCAGACCCTCCACAGGTCAGGGGGCTGAGCTGGGGGTCAAAAAGGTGGCAGTGTCTGGCGTCCCAGGTGGTCCCACCAAGGTCTTAGTCCCTCAGAAACCTGCTTCTTCTCAAACCTCCACCACCTCTCAGACCCATGCAGAAAAGACTCACAGAGCCCCACCCCCACCTGCTCcttcagggtcagaggtcacacctGTACCCCCTCCAAACCCCCGTGCTCAGCCTGAGCTGGCTTGCGACCTGGTGGACGTGGACATCATTTGCGTGGACCACAAGATGGGGCTTGTTACCACCGAGACGCAGTCCGTGGAGGTGGTGGACCCGACGGGGTCGTCGAGCGGAGAGACGGAAAACTCGTCAGACTTTGGAGACGAGTTGTAcagtgaagaagagaaggagacgATCACAGCAAACCAT cgaCACATTCATAATGTGCTGGAGAGGCAGCGTCGACTGAGGATGCTGCAGCTGTTCAACGGtctgaggagggaggtgggactGAGCGAGAAGAGGACGTCAAAGATCTTCACCCTTAAGAAG GCGGTGCAGATGATCCAGGAGCTGAGGACGActgaaactgagctgaagaagaagaagaggaggctgatgaagaggagggacCAGTACCTGTCCACCATCGCTCCAACAACAG aTAAGAGCCCACAGGTGATGAGCGGAGAGTCTGTCACCAATCAGAGGCAAGGGACGGggagaacacagagagcagatCTGATGGACGTGGACCTGTTAGACCGGACGGACGAGCTGATGGACGACTCGTCTGACGAGGACAGGGTCTACGCAGAGGCCGGCGTTGCTGCT gaggaaggggagggtcAGAGTGTCGCCGTGGAGACGGCGGAGGAGAACAGAGCACTGAGCGTGGATCAGAGGAGgctggagaggaagatgaagaactCAGA GAACAGTTTGAGCGTGAAGACGACGGGTGGAGCTCAGAACATCGCTGCTGCCTTCAGGGCTCTCAGTTCAGTCTTGAACACCAAAAACTCTTCAAAGAGACTTCTGTTAGAACAG GCTCGTCAGCAGATCCACACTCTGCAGACGGAGGTGCAGAGACTGAAGAGTGTGAAGACACttctgaagcagcagagagacgcCTACGTCACAGAGATCTCCCACGTATCAG GTAAAAGTAGGCAGAGAATTCTGAGGAAGCTGCAGCACCTCTCGTCcaaacagatgaagatggagaaacaggagagacgcccaacagccaatcagctgtcagcagcagcagggggtgGGGCCTCTGATCTTCCAGCGGGACGCACGGCCGATGGCGCCATCATAACCACATCGTccaacctgcagcagcagactcCACCGGTTCCTCCCACTCCAGTTTCTCCCCTGCTCACCATCACACATGTCCAAACACCTGTCCATCAGCCTCAAAGGGTCCCTCAGGTGTTGAAGCCCATCATGGCTCCTCCTTCTGTATCCCACAAGGCAGCTGTGGTGAGGGACCGCCCGAGGACAATCCCAAACATCCTGTCTCGCAGTAAAAATCCAGCTCCGTCGTCTCCTCTGCTCACCACGACTGTGGAAG GTGAAGCTCCCCCCTTTCAGGCTCTGGCACCAGTTGAGGTTCTGTCTCTGGTCGGTGCACCGTTGCCAGGACACCTGGTCCGGACCCTGAGTCCACTGATGGTGGGACCCACGGTTTGCCAGACGTCTCCTGCGCCAG GCATGGCCCCGGTCACCCTCAACGTCCCCGGTTTGACCAAGCAGCAGATCCATCCCACCTCACTGCCCCGCCCCCCAACCGGTAAGATCTACAGCAGCTCCGCCCCCCTCACCATCACTGACTTAACAG CTGCAAACTTCAGCAACCTGCTGGACCTGGTTCGACCAGCAACTACACAGGAACTACAGCAACCACAGGCAGCAACTGCACAGCAACTACAAATACAACCACGGCAGGTTCCAGCTGCTcagcccgccccccctccccaccagGCGGTCTCTGCTGGATCTGACCTTTCCTCAGACCGGATCAATGAGCAGGACCGGGCTCTGtccctgactgacagcagcccTGAGGCCTTGTCATCATCTCCACCCTCCAACCAGAGCCCGTCGTCCTCCGTGCGTCCAGGTCTGAGCGCCGATGGTCACGTTGAGGTCGGAGTGGGGGGGCCTCTGGTTCCGGAACGGCAGCTCCAGACCAGAGGAGATGGTGAGAGTGAGAGTCTGACATCCCTCCTCAACGAGCTCGTCTTCCTCAACCAGCAGACTGTCTCCACGGCGACAAAAGCAAGGGTCTCTGAGGGGGACGATGCAGTGGGTGGAGCCACAGAGCAGGCTCGAGCCAGCAGCCCCTGGCTCCTGCAGCTGGACTCGGACTCTGACGACGCCGTTACCATGGAGATGGGGAAGGAGCACACGGAGAGCGGACCTGAGACAGGACAGGCCAACGGGAGCACAGAGGGTTGCGTCCTGGCCCCGCCTCCTCTGCTGCAAATGAAGGTGGGCGGGGCTAAGGGGGCAGACCCGGCCAGTAGGGACGTAGCAGCAGAAGGAGGGGGAGACGGGGGAcaggggagggtggaggggggcaCGGCCTGGAGGCCGATGCCGAGGCTGGTTCCTCTGGGACTGAGAGGAAACCCGTCCAGCTGA